From the Rhizobium sp. SL42 genome, the window TTCTCGCCAATCGCAATCGTCATGAAATTCTCCTCGCTTTGTGGCGCACACTGGCGTCAGGCGCAGTGCATCGTCGCGGTGGAAATATAGAAGCGGGTCAATCAAAGGCAAGCGTGGTTTCCATCGCACGCCCGGCTGCCAGCACAAGGATGCCCCAGCGCTTGCCGGTCAGCGTGTAGGTCTTCGGCAATTTGCCGATCGGCACCGAGACCTGGACCTTGCCATCCCCCTGGATTTCGGCCTTGCCATCGAGAAACACATGGCCGCTCGGTCCGCTGACGAAAACCTGGGGCTCCGTCGTTCCGGCCGGCAATCGCAGCGTCAGGTCCAGCTGTTTGAGATCGGCGCGCATCGCATAGTGGGTCACGGCAAAATCGTCGGAGGGTGCTTCCGGCAGGCGCTGCCTGGCCGCAGAAATCATCGAGGCTTCCTCGGCCACGGCCGCGTCGCCGCTGGACAGCGCGACGGTCAGATCCGCCTGGAAAGGGATGCAGATATTCTTGCAGACGCCGACGAAGGCATTGACCGTCAGGGTCTCGGTCTCCGGCCCAGCACCTGCGATCACCAGCGGCAATGTCACGGCGTGATCGTAGCCAACGTCACGCATGCCGCTGTTGTCGAGCAATTTCGGCACGGGAAATCCGATGCTTTCGATCACGGCCGTACTTCCCGGTGAAAGCGTCAGCGCCGGCGGAATGCCGACATCGCCGGGTTCCTTCCAGTAGGTGATCCAGCCGGGATTGGGCTCGATCACCAGCGCACCCTCGCGTCGACCGTCCGGATCGGCGGGCAGCACGACGAGACGCATTCGTCCACCCTCGTTGACCG encodes:
- a CDS encoding protein-disulfide reductase DsbD domain-containing protein translates to MMHQSRHHMNRRLVQFTHGLTFGLLLALATLALTIGDTQAASSDWAVNEGGRMRLVVLPADPDGRREGALVIEPNPGWITYWKEPGDVGIPPALTLSPGSTAVIESIGFPVPKLLDNSGMRDVGYDHAVTLPLVIAGAGPETETLTVNAFVGVCKNICIPFQADLTVALSSGDAAVAEEASMISAARQRLPEAPSDDFAVTHYAMRADLKQLDLTLRLPAGTTEPQVFVSGPSGHVFLDGKAEIQGDGKVQVSVPIGKLPKTYTLTGKRWGILVLAAGRAMETTLAFD